From a region of the Cryptomeria japonica unplaced genomic scaffold, Sugi_1.0 HiC_scaffold_221, whole genome shotgun sequence genome:
- the LOC131868832 gene encoding G-type lectin S-receptor-like serine/threonine-protein kinase At2g19130, with product MRNSPPSKSSSNVSIRVGASELPTKRKSTTIVGTVLGIVSALAVALGIFSVFIWRRRQTDRYADSSDSFLRMFSYKELKIATRNFKSQLGRGGFGSVFKGSLPDGTIVAVKRMECSRQDEKQFRAEISSLGNIHYMNLVRLRGFCAQGSRRLLVHDYMPNWKTRLEIALGTARGLHYLHEECRDCIIHGDVKPENILLDSNLSPKLADFGLARLVGRDFSRVLTTTRGTRGYLAPEWIFGLPISTKVDVYSFGMTFLEIISGGRNIDLNMQDSSLIYFPAWAVTQIQQGKTINVVEKDVVEAADMEEVRRACVIVLLCIQEDDEVRPSMRQVVQMLEGKMEPQPPQIPSYAFMDKHVDQSDIHSYGSYSHSVLSGLLV from the coding sequence ATGCGCAACTCTCCTCCGTCGAAAAGCAGTTCAAATGTTTCCATCCGAGTAGGTGCTTCTGAACTTCCAACGAAACGCAAAAGCACAACTATTGTCGGCACAGTGCTTGGTATTGTTAGTGCTCTCGCCGTTGCTTTGGGTATCTTTTCAGTTTTCATCTGGCGAAGGCGTCAGACGGATAGGTACGCAGATTCCTCGGACTCTTTCCTCAGAATGTTTAGTTACAAGGAATTGAAGATTGCAACCAGGAATTTCAAGTCTCAGTTGGGGAGAGGAGGATTCGGTTCAGTGTTCAAAGGATCTCTACCAGACGGTACAATTGTGGCCGTAAAAAGAATGGAGTGTTCACGACAAGATGAGAAGCAATTCCGAGCGGAAATTAGTTCTCTTGGGAACATACATTATATGAATTTGGTAAGGCTTCGGGGATTTTGTGCACAAGGATCGAGACGGCTGTTGGTTCATGATTACATGCCCAACTGGAAGACTCGATTGGAGATCGCGTTAGGCACTGCAAGAGGGTTACATTATCTCCACGAAGAATGCAGAGATTGCATCATTCACGGCGATGTCAAGCCCGAAAACATTCTGCTGGACAGTAATTTGTCACCCAAGTTAGCGGATTTCGGGCTGGCAAGGCTTGTGGGTAGAGATTTTAGCCGTGTGCTGACCACCACAAGAGGAACGAGAGGGTATTTGGCTCCAGAGTGGATCTTTGGTCTTCCCATCTCTACCAAGGTTGATGTCTACAGTTTTGGTATGACGTTTTTGGAAATTATTTCGGGGGGAAGAAATATAGACTTAAACATGCAAGATTCAAGTTTGATTTACTTTCCCGCATGGGCTGTAACTCAAATTCAGCAGGGGAAGACAATTAATGTTGTGGAGAAGGATGTTGTAGAGGCGGCAGACATGGAAGAGGTGAGAAGAGCATGTGTTATAGTGTTGTTATGCATTCAAGAGGACGACGAAGTAAGGCCAAGCATGAGGCAAGTGGTGCAGATGCTAGAAGGAAAGATGGAGCCTCAACCTCCGCAGATTCCAAGCTATGCGTTTATGGACAAGCATGTAGACCAAAGCGACATTCACAGCTATGGAAGTTACAGTCACTCGGTACTGAGTGGTTTGCTAGTGTAG
- the LOC131061757 gene encoding G-type lectin S-receptor-like serine/threonine-protein kinase At2g19130: MGNRAKLCFTLFLVVTVFSHLKSYGAAVEAGDTLSLGASLAGNQTIFSKNGTFELGFFSPNGSNWYIGIWYAKIPEKTIVWVANRETPARNRSGVLKLSREGNLVLFDTEGASIWSVNMSKKASRAVILDSGNFLMLSGNNKSETVWQSFDNPLNAVLPGMRFGGQQKLVSWKNSLDPAPGLFSLHVDPSGAKQFVVTWNNSVQYWETGTWEDKIFSGLPGLNKSFHMIVESSSSGLYFSYTLKPEYTVLSRYVLTKFGGMQVNAFVDGSKWNTYWSQPGDACAVYGLCGAYGTCNSNSDNGAWDSQDWGSSGCVR; the protein is encoded by the coding sequence ATGGGAAACAGGGCAAAATTATGCTTTACTCTTTTCTTGGTAGTTACAGTGTTTTCTCATTTGAAGAGTTATGGTGCTGCAGTCGAGGCTGGAGATACTCTTTCGTTGGGTGCCTCGCTTGCTGGAAACCAGACAATATTTTCCAAGAATGGCACATTTGAGTTGGGATTCTTCAGCCCAAATGGAAGCAACTGGTATATTGGCATCTGGTATGCCAAAATACCAGAGAAGACGATTGTTTGGGTGGCAAACAGGGAGACTCCAGCCAGAAACAGGTCTGGTGTTTTGAAGCTGTCAAGAGAAGGTAATCTGGTACTGTTCGATACAGAGGGTGCTTCTATTTGGTCTGTCAACATGTCGAAGAAGGCCTCCCGGGCTGTGATATTGGATTCTGGTAATTTTTTAATGCTGAGCGGTAACAATAAATCTGAAACTGTTTGGCAGAGTTTCGACAATCCTTTAAATGCAGTATTGCCAGGAATGAGGTTTGGTGGACAGCAAAAGCTAGTTTCTTGGAAAAACTCACTGGATCCCGCTCCTGGGCTTTTCTCCTTGCATGTGGATCCATCTGGGGCCAAACAATTCGTGGTTACATGGAACAATTCTGTACAGTATTGGGAGACTGGAACTTGGGAAGACAAAATTTTCAGTGGACTTCCAGGCCTGAACAAGAGCTTTCATATGATTGTTGAAAGTAGTAGCTCTGGTTTGTATTTCAGTTATACATTGAAGCCTGAATACACTGTGCTCTCACGTTACGTCCTAACAAAGTTCGGAGGAATGCAAGTCAATGCTTTTGTTGATGGCAGTAAATGGAACACGTACTGGTCTCAGCCCGGAGACGCATGCGCCGTATATGGTCTCTGTGGTGCTTATGGAACCTGCAACTCCAACTCAGACAATGGCGCGTGGGATTCACAAGACTGGGGGTCCAGTGGCTGTGTTCGATAG
- the LOC131868831 gene encoding G-type lectin S-receptor-like serine/threonine-protein kinase At2g19130 — translation MEKREKSWKTLFFALTVFSQLKSYGAAIDAGDTLSLGASLTGTQTIISQNGTFELGFFSPNGSNWYIGIWETPARNRSGVLKLSREGNLVLFDAEGASIRSVNTTKKASRAVIIDSGNFLMLKDDNKYETVWQSFDNPVNTWLPGMRFGGQQKLVSWKNPMDPTPGLFSFRADPSGAKQFVLTWNKSIQYWETGTWDGKIFSKLLEMANLDKGVHVRAESRNSGFYTSITLLPEINVLPRFVLTNLGGLQINAIIRGSKWNTFWSQPADACAVYGLCGAYGTCNSNNLHFCSCVEGFAPTDNGAWDSQDWGSSGCVRQSPLNCDAKNGSTDRFVDLNVTLPNDYTSS, via the exons ATGGAAAAGAGGGAAAAATCATGGAAAACTCTTTTCTTTGCACTTACAGTGTTTTCTCAACTGAAGAGCTATGGTGCTGCAATCGACGCTGGAGATACTCTTTCGTTGGGTGCCTCGCTTACTGGAACTCAGACAATAATTTCACAGAATGGCACATTTGAGTTGGGATTCTTCAGCCCAAATGGAAGCAACTGGTATATCGGAATCTG GGAGACTCCCGCCAGAAACAGGTCTGGCGTTTTGAAGCTGTCACGAGAAGGTAATCTGGTATTGTTTGATGCAGAGGGCGCGTCTATCCGGTCAGTCAACACAACAAAAAAGGCCTCCCGGGCTGTGATAATAGATTCTGGTAATTTTTTAATGCTGAAAGATGACAATAAATATGAAACTGTTTGGCAGAGTTTCGACAATCCTGTAAATACATGGTTGCCAGGGATGAGGTTTGGTGGACAGCAAAAGCTAGTCTCTTGGAAAAACCCAatggatcccactcctggccttttcTCCTTCCGCGCGGATCCGTCTGGGGCCAAGCAATTCGTGTTGACATGGAACAAATCTATACAGTACTGGGAAACCGGAACTTGGGACGGCAAAATTTTCAGTAAACTTCTAGAAATGGCAAACTTGGACAAGGGCGTCCATGTAAGGGCTGAAAGTAGAAACTCTGGTTTTTATACCAGTATTACATTGTTGCCTGAAATCAATGTTCTCCCACGTTTCGTCCTAACCAATTTAGGAGGACTGCAAATAAATGCTATTATTAGGGGCAGTAAATGGAACACATTCTGGTCTCAGCCCGCAGATGCATGCGCCGTATATGGTCTCTGTGGTGCTTATGGAACCTGCAACTCCAACAATCTTCACTTTTGCAGCTGCGTGGAAGGCTTCGCGCCCACAGACAATGGTGCCTGGGATTCCCAAGACTGGGGATCCAGTGGCTGTGTTCGACAGAGCCCATTAAACTGCGATGCCAAAAATGGCAGCACTGACAGATTCGTCGACCTTAATGTGACGTTGCCTAATGATTACACTTCCTCATAG